The Sebastes umbrosus isolate fSebUmb1 chromosome 4, fSebUmb1.pri, whole genome shotgun sequence genome has a window encoding:
- the LOC119486424 gene encoding LOW QUALITY PROTEIN: E3 ubiquitin-protein ligase TRIM21-like (The sequence of the model RefSeq protein was modified relative to this genomic sequence to represent the inferred CDS: deleted 2 bases in 1 codon) — translation MKVKVCLSNSSCSRDKSLCFSLKKHLTESSRFLSTTQQNLCQTLSVDMSAASCLLTEDQFLCSICLDVFTDPVSTPCGHNFCKTCITEHWNIKVPYQCPNCKKIFSTRPELQVNTFISEMAAQFRQSAQQKASSSSSEQQAAKPGEVPCDLCTGTKLKALKSCLVCLVCYCETHLEPHLTVSGLKRHQLIDPVENLEGRMCTKHDKLLELFCKTDQMCVCMLCTVLNHKTHDVVPLKEECEGKKAELGTTEAEIQQMIQKRRLKIQEIKHSVELSKEDADREIAAGVQVFTALKESVERSQAELIDTVKEKQRKTEKQAEGFVKDLEQEISELKKRSTEVEQLSRSEDHLHLLQSFTALNAAPPTKDWTGVSICPPSFEGTVVRAVIQLKEMLNEEMKHFEAKLKRVQQSAVDVTLDPDTAHPKLILSDDGKQVKHGDVYKNLPDNPERFDICVNVLAKQSFSSGRFYYEVQVKGKTNWDLGVARESINRKGEIILTPQDGYWTICLRNDNEYYALEDLAVCLSLKPKPEKVGVFVDYEEGLVSFYDVDAAALIYSFTGCSFTEKLYPFFSPFFNNNGKNSAPLIISPVNHTE, via the exons atgaaagtgaaagtgtgtcTGAGCAACAGC AGCTGCAGTCGAGACaagtctctgtgtttctctctaaaGAAACATTTAACTGAATCCAGCAGGTTTTtatcaacaacacagcagaatCTCTGCCAAACACTG AGTGTAGATATGTCTGCTGCCAGCTGTCTGCTGACTGAAGATCAGTTTCTGTGCTCCATCTGTCTAGATGTGTTCACTGATCCAGTCAGCACACCATGTGGACACAACTTCTGCAAAACCTGCATCACTGAACACTGGAATATTAAAGTCCCCTATCAGTGCCCCAACTGTAAAAAGATTTTCTCCACAAGACCTGAGCTGCAGGTCAATACTTTTATCTCTGAGATGGCTGCTCAGTTCAGACAGTCAGCTCAACagaaagccagcagcagcagctcagagcaacaAGCTGCCAAACCAGGAGAAGTTCCCTGTGACCTCTGCACTGGAACCAAACTAAAggccctgaagtcctgcctggTGTGTTTGGTCTGCTATTGTGAGACTCATCTGGAGCCTCATCTGACAGTGTCAGGCCTGAAAAGACATCAGTTGATCGACCCTGTGGAGAACCTGGAAGGCAGGATGTGTACGAAGCACGATAAACTGCTGGAGCTGTTCTGCAAGACCGACcagatgtgtgtctgcatgctctgCACTGTTTTAAACCACAAGACACATGATGTTGTTCCTCTGAAAGAAGAATGTGAAGGAAAGAAGGCCGAGCTGGGGACGACAGAGGCTGAAATTCAGCAGATGATCCAGAAGAGACGGCTGAAGATTCAGGAGATCAAACACTCAGTGGAGCTCAGTAAggaagatgcagacagagagatagcagctggtgttcaggtcttcaccgctCTGAAAGAGTCTGTTGAGAGAAGCCAGGCCGAGCTCATCGACACGgtcaaagagaagcagagaaagacagagaaacaggctGAAGGCTTCGTCAAAGACCTGGAACAGGAAATCTCTGAGCTGAAGAAGAGAAGCACTGAGGTGGAGCAGCTCTCACGCTCTGAagaccacctccacctcctccaaagCTTCACGGCCCTGAACGCTGCTCCACCCACCAAGGACTGGACAGGAGTCAGCATCTGTCCACCTTCATTTGAGGGGACTGTGGTGAGAGCTGTGATTCAGCTGAAGGAGATGCTCaatgaagagatgaagcattTTGAGGCCAAGCTGAAGAGGGTCCAGCAGTCTGCAGTAGATGTGACACTTGATCCTGATACAGCACATCCcaaactcatcctgtctgatgatGGAAAACAAGTTAAACATGGTGATGTATATAAGAATCTCCCAGACAATCCAGAGAGATTTGATATTTGTGTAAATGTCTTAGCAAAGCAGAGTTTCTCTTCAGGAAGGTTTTACTACGAGGTTCAAGTTAAGGGGAAGACTAATTGGGATTTAGGAGTGGCCAGAGAGTCGATCAACAGGAAGGGAGAAATCATACTGACTCCTCAGGATGGTTACTGGACAATTTGTTTAAGGAATGACAATGAGTACTATGCTCTTGAGGACCTtgcagtctgtctctctctgaagccGAAGCCTGAGAAGGTGGGGGTGTTTGTGGATTATGAGGAGGGTCTGGTCTCCTTTTATGATGttgatgctgcagctcttatctactcctttactggctgctccttcactgagaaactctaCCCATTCTTCAGcccattttttaataataatggtaaaaactctgctcctctgatcatttctcctgtcaatcacactgaGTAG
- the faap24 gene encoding Fanconi anemia core complex-associated protein 24, which translates to METKALLNAVPLGHVIASDKWRNSSLIQSLKGGGVKILFENELGVADFHLPNKSCVLYVSECDIIAGNSYKRKLVRYRNTSSSFQELVLVENTRLSEQYFAAVQKFVVFDLGLTLLPVSGQTEASQLISQIVHGEGRENPFRRRSSSRLLDPLVLALVQHVPGVGRVKALALLQKFSSIQQLCNAAPAELEPIVGQAAAQQIHSFFHKPTVAGT; encoded by the exons ATGGAGACCAAAGCTCTGCTGAACGCGGTTCCTCTTGGACACGTTATTGCCAGCGACAAATGGAGAAACTCGTCTCTCATTCAGAGTTTAAAGG GTGGAGGTGTGAAAATCCTCTTTGAGAATGAACTGGGCGTGGCAGACTTCCACCTGCCCAACAAAAGTTGCGTCCTGTACGTGTCTGAGTGTGACATCATAGCAGGAAACAGCTACAAGAGGAAGCTGGTTCGCTACAGAAAT ACCAGCAGTAGTTTCCAGGagctggtgttggtggagaACACCAGACTCAGTGAGCAGTACTTCGCTGCTGTGCAGAAGTTTGTGGTGTTTGACCTCGGATTGACTCTGCTGCCGGTCAGCGGGCAGACTGAGGCCTCGCAGCTCATCAGTCAGATC GTTCACGGGGAGGGCAGAGAGAACCCCTTCAGGAGGAGGAGTTCGTCTCGGCTGCTGGACCCGCTGGTCCTGGCTCTGGTGCAGCACGTCCCCGGGGTCGGCAGGGTCAAAGCTCTGGCTCTGCTGCAGAAATtctccagcatccagcagctcTGCAACGCCGCCCCCGCCGAGCTGGAGCCCATCGTGGGTCAGGCTGCAGCTCAGCAGATCCACAGCTTCTTCCACAAACCCACTGTGGCTGGAACCTGA